From the genome of Argentina anserina chromosome 4, drPotAnse1.1, whole genome shotgun sequence, one region includes:
- the LOC126789898 gene encoding uncharacterized protein LOC126789898 — protein MEGSCGSDESSRISLRLLVLSDIDDFMVWVTDEKVARFCTWEPYASKEEGLNDIKEKILPHPWFRAICLDGKPVGCILVNPNSGNDRCRAEIGYSLESKLWGKGIVTRAVKMVVDTIFKEWPHLERLEGLVEVDNVGSQRVLEKAGFQREGVLRKHSILKGRTVDDVIYSILSTECEN, from the coding sequence ATGGAGGGAAGTTGTGGTAGCGACGAGTCGTCCAGAATCAGCCTTAGGCTGTTGGTTCTTTCTGACATTGATGATTTCATGGTTTGGGTCACAGATGAGAAAGTGGCTCGTTTCTGCACTTGGGAGCCTTATGCTAGCAAAGAAGAGGGGCTCAACGACATCAAGGAAAAGATCCTCCCTCACCCCTGGTTTAGGGCAATTTGTCTTGATGGCAAGCCAGTCGGTTGCATTCTAGTGAACCCGAATTCAGGTAATGATCGGTGTCGAGCTGAAATCGGCTATTCATTGGAGTCCAAATTATGGGGCAAAGGGATTGTTACAAGGGCAGTGAAGATGGTCGTTGATACTATTTTCAAGGAGTGGCCACATTTGGAGAGACTGGAAGGTCTCGTTGAGGTGGACAATGTGGGATCACAAAGGGTTTTGGAGAAGGCTGGATTTCAAAGGGAAGGTGTTTTGAGAAAGCATTCAATTTTGAAAGGAAGGACTGTAGATGATGTGATTTACAGTATTCTATCCACCGAATGTGAAAATTGA
- the LOC126789895 gene encoding protein CDC73 homolog encodes MDPLSALRDFTIRGELDKIVRVNDEFRFGSDYSFPCFAETAYRSKQGNLYTLETLLHYVNNHHVKHTEYIQNARTLGIPSVTFPDRKPLLDYLSGRISSSDSIEFVLPQNPKFPDLPLPENNTDLPTPENNNNGLIDLDLGRAEAAPVDYMSLIYAAERPLKDREELLECRGRNFYGVLTAATKREEERQRIESQQRKDGLVAKSRLMGSDDRGMAGYGDEVGYDPTPKPKMKGGKIGEGVPIILVPSAFQTLITIYNVKEFLEDGVYIPTDVKVKQMKGAKPDCVTVQKKFSRDRDRVVTAYEVRDKPSGLKSEDWDRVVAVFVLGKEWQFKDWPFKDHVEIFNKITGFFMRFEDDSVESAKVVKQWNVKIISISKNKRHQDRAAALEVWDRLEEFVRSRSHS; translated from the exons ATGGACCCTCTCTCCGCCCTCCGCGACTTCACAATCCGCGGCGAGCTCGACAAGATCGTCCGCGTCAACGACGAGTTCCGCTTCGGCTCCGACTACTCCTTCCCTTGCTTCGCCGAGACCGCCTACCGCTCCAAGCAAGGCAATCTCTACACCCTCGAAACCCTCCTCCACTACGTCAACAACCACCACGTCAAGCACACCGAGTACATCCAGAACGCCCGCACCCTCGGCATCCCCTCCGTCACTTTCCCCGATCGCAAGCCCCTCCTCGACTACCTCTCCGGCAGGATCTCCTCCTCCGACTCCATCGAGTTCGTCCTCCCTCAAAACCCCAAATTCCCCGATTTGCCCCTCCCCGAAAACAACACCGACCTTCCTACCCCTGAGAACAACAACAACGGCCTGATTGATTTGGATTTAGGACGAGCCGAGGCGGCGCCGGTGGATTACATGTCCTTGATTTACGCCGCCGAGCGGCCGCTCAAGGACCGGGAGGAGCTGCTGGAGTGCAGAGGGAGGAACTTCTACGGCGTGCTGACGGCTGCAACGAAGAGGGAGGAGGAGCGGCAGAGGATCGAGTCGCAGCAGAGGAAGGACGGGCTGGTGGCCAAGAGCAGGCTGATGGGCTCCGACGACCGGGGAATGGCGGGGTACGGCGACGAAGTGGGGTATGATCCGACGCCGAAGCCGAAGATGAAGGGTGGGAAGATTGGGGAGGGTGTGCCGATTATTCTGGTGCCGAGTGCGTTTCAGACATTGATTACGATTTACAATGTGAAGGAGTTTCTGGAGGATGGGGTTTACATACCGACGGATGTGAAGGTGAAGCAGATGAAGGGGGCAAAGCCGGACTGTGTGACTGTGCAGAAGAAGTTCAGTAGGGATAGGGATAGAGTGGTGACGGCCTATGAGGTTAGGGATAAGCCATCGGGGTTGAAGAGTGAGGATTGGGATAGGGTGGTGGCGGTTTTCGTGTTGGGGAAGGAGTGGCAGTTCAAGGACTGGCCTTTTAAGGATCATGTGGAGATTTTCAATAAGA TTACGGGATTTTTCATGCGATTTGAAGATGATAGTGTGGAGTCAGCTAAGGTTGTGAAGCAGTGGAATGTGAAGATTATATCG ATTAGCAAGAATAAAAGACACCAAGATAGAGCTGCAGCACTGGAGGTGTGGGATCGACTAGAAGAGTTTGTCCGGTCGCGGTCACATTCCTGA